One part of the Clostridium thermosuccinogenes genome encodes these proteins:
- the fliG gene encoding flagellar motor switch protein FliG — MARGTAVKTEYSGKEKAAMLLISLGPEKSAEIFKHLKEEEIEQLTLEIANIKSVTPEEKEKVLEEFYQICLAQEYIAEGGIGYAKEILEKALGPQKAVDVINKLTVSLQVRPFDFVRKADPSQLLNFIQNEHPQTIALILSYLKPQQASIVLSALPQEKQADVAKRIAVMDRTSPEVIKEVERVLEKKLSSLVTEDYTATGGVQSIVDILNNVDRGTEKYIMETLEIEDTELAEEIKKRMFVFEDILTLDSRSIQRFLREVDNQQLAVALKGSTEEVQNVIFANMSKRLAEMIKEDMEFLGPLRLKDVEEAQQKIVNIIRKLEDAGEIIISRGGGDEIIV; from the coding sequence ATGGCTAGGGGTACTGCGGTAAAAACAGAATATTCCGGAAAGGAAAAGGCTGCGATGCTGCTGATTTCTCTTGGCCCTGAGAAATCAGCCGAAATATTCAAGCACTTAAAGGAAGAAGAGATAGAGCAATTAACTCTTGAAATTGCTAATATAAAAAGCGTAACACCTGAAGAAAAGGAAAAGGTGCTGGAAGAATTTTATCAGATATGTCTGGCACAAGAGTATATAGCTGAAGGTGGTATAGGATACGCAAAGGAAATTCTTGAGAAAGCCCTTGGTCCTCAAAAAGCGGTGGATGTGATAAACAAGCTGACGGTGTCGCTTCAGGTAAGGCCTTTCGATTTTGTCAGAAAAGCTGATCCGTCGCAATTGCTTAATTTTATCCAGAACGAACATCCCCAAACTATAGCGCTGATTCTTTCATATTTAAAGCCCCAGCAGGCCTCAATTGTGCTTTCTGCCCTCCCGCAGGAAAAGCAGGCCGATGTGGCAAAAAGGATAGCGGTCATGGACAGGACTTCTCCCGAAGTCATAAAGGAAGTAGAGCGTGTTCTGGAAAAGAAACTCTCATCCCTTGTAACAGAGGATTACACAGCTACAGGCGGAGTACAGTCCATAGTCGATATATTGAACAATGTTGACAGAGGTACTGAAAAGTACATCATGGAAACGCTTGAGATTGAGGATACAGAGCTTGCTGAAGAAATCAAAAAGAGAATGTTTGTATTTGAAGATATACTCACTCTGGATAGCCGTTCAATACAGAGATTCCTCCGCGAGGTGGACAACCAGCAGTTGGCTGTGGCACTGAAAGGCTCCACCGAAGAAGTTCAGAATGTGATTTTTGCCAATATGTCAAAACGTCTTGCAGAAATGATAAAGGAAGACATGGAATTCCTTGGGCCTTTGCGTCTTAAGGATGTAGAAGAGGCACAGCAGAAGATCGTCAACATAATACGCAAGCTGGAAGATGCCGGAGAAATTATCATATCCAGAGGCGGAGGAGATGAAATAATTGTATAA
- a CDS encoding histidine phosphatase family protein, which translates to MRTRLIFVRHAEAEGNLYRIFHGWTDGSLTEKGHVQAKLVAERLKDVPIDVLYSSSLKRTLQTAGYIAEVKNLPIIRTDKLKEINGGDWEGRRWEELPKLYPHENDTWENQPHIHQMPNGESMVEFQQRIIKEVEKIISDNVGKNVCIVTHGTAIRSIMCYFEGCDLEEMVKTPWYDNTAVTVVDYEDGKYKVVLAGDVSHLDKEVSTLQNQDWWQEHMEKLNDKG; encoded by the coding sequence ATGAGGACGAGGCTGATATTTGTACGCCATGCGGAAGCGGAAGGGAATCTTTACAGGATATTTCATGGCTGGACTGATGGGAGCCTAACGGAAAAAGGACATGTGCAGGCAAAATTGGTTGCTGAAAGGCTTAAGGACGTGCCAATTGACGTATTGTATTCCAGTTCCCTTAAGAGAACTCTGCAGACTGCCGGATATATAGCAGAGGTTAAAAATCTGCCGATCATAAGGACCGACAAGCTGAAAGAAATCAATGGAGGAGACTGGGAAGGAAGAAGGTGGGAGGAACTGCCCAAATTATATCCCCATGAGAATGATACCTGGGAAAACCAACCCCATATTCATCAAATGCCCAATGGGGAGTCCATGGTGGAATTTCAGCAGAGGATAATAAAAGAAGTGGAGAAAATAATCAGCGACAATGTCGGCAAGAATGTGTGCATTGTCACCCACGGAACTGCCATACGCTCAATTATGTGCTACTTTGAAGGCTGTGATCTGGAAGAAATGGTCAAAACTCCGTGGTATGACAACACAGCGGTGACCGTGGTGGATTATGAGGACGGAAAATACAAGGTGGTTCTGGCCGGAGACGTATCGCATCTTGACAAGGAAGTCAGCACCCTGCAAAATCAGGATTGGTGGCAGGAGCATATGGAAAAGCTCAATGATAAGGGGTAA
- the fliF gene encoding flagellar basal-body MS-ring/collar protein FliF has product MPEVFTELLHKVTNFWKELDKSQKIRIYITAAILVAALVVSIVLLTRTTYVPLITSKDTAEVNEMAALLEENGFKYEVNGNTIMIDSRSKNKAQALLVQNDYPESAGAIFADAFDKIKLSSTEGDKRKLFEEAQERTIAAKLKMLDNIEDASVDLAIPEPSVFLFSDDDIASPTASVMIKPKKQLTPEQVQAVVMWVSRSVEGLDPKDVTVVDYDLNELTGKDTSELSSDVNSQYEMKKIWSEDLERSIRKLFSGQFESFDNITVVANPVLDFDSTKSNKKILQNPEGMDGAAVISSERSKTKIENGNVEGGAPGLESNPGTEAPTYQIDNNGENSSYDEEHEIMNYAYNEILTEEEKAIGQMIPEKSSMAINLLYGSRATDEDKINEEIEKVKQMASSATGIPVANITVNKFKIAAEAPVQQQISDRITNFLSTYGPLVLVLLLAIILLIAVIPRRKKSEEPSNQEEQVTPVPAFTVPEPVYVPEIDLEERSEIKKQIDKFIKQKPDAVAQLLRNWLSDDWDG; this is encoded by the coding sequence TTGCCGGAAGTTTTTACCGAGTTATTACATAAGGTTACAAATTTTTGGAAGGAACTGGACAAGTCACAAAAGATAAGAATTTACATAACCGCGGCAATCCTTGTGGCAGCATTGGTTGTCAGCATTGTACTTTTAACGAGGACTACATATGTGCCTTTGATAACAAGCAAGGACACTGCGGAAGTAAATGAAATGGCGGCTCTCCTGGAAGAAAACGGATTTAAGTATGAAGTTAACGGAAATACAATTATGATAGATTCCAGGAGTAAAAACAAGGCTCAAGCCTTGCTGGTTCAGAATGACTATCCTGAATCGGCAGGAGCGATATTTGCAGATGCTTTTGATAAAATAAAGCTTAGCAGCACGGAAGGCGATAAGCGAAAGCTTTTTGAAGAGGCACAGGAGAGAACAATTGCGGCTAAGTTGAAAATGTTGGATAACATTGAAGATGCCTCGGTAGATTTAGCAATTCCCGAACCCTCAGTGTTTCTTTTCTCAGATGATGATATTGCAAGTCCGACCGCTTCGGTCATGATCAAGCCAAAAAAGCAGCTTACCCCGGAACAGGTGCAAGCTGTCGTCATGTGGGTATCAAGAAGTGTCGAAGGTCTCGATCCTAAAGATGTAACTGTTGTGGATTATGACCTGAATGAACTGACAGGAAAAGATACCAGCGAGCTTTCGAGTGATGTAAATTCTCAATATGAAATGAAAAAAATATGGAGCGAAGATCTGGAAAGAAGTATCAGAAAATTGTTTTCCGGACAATTTGAAAGCTTTGACAACATCACTGTCGTAGCAAATCCGGTTCTCGATTTTGACAGCACAAAATCAAACAAGAAGATATTGCAAAATCCGGAAGGCATGGATGGAGCTGCAGTAATAAGCAGTGAGAGAAGCAAAACAAAGATAGAAAATGGAAACGTGGAAGGTGGCGCACCTGGGCTTGAAAGCAATCCCGGTACGGAAGCGCCGACTTATCAGATAGATAACAACGGAGAAAACTCATCTTATGACGAAGAGCATGAGATAATGAATTATGCTTACAATGAAATACTGACGGAAGAAGAAAAAGCCATCGGACAGATGATTCCCGAAAAATCTTCCATGGCTATCAACCTGCTATATGGAAGCAGGGCAACCGATGAGGATAAAATTAACGAGGAGATAGAGAAAGTAAAGCAGATGGCAAGTTCAGCCACGGGAATTCCAGTAGCTAACATAACTGTCAACAAATTCAAAATTGCTGCAGAGGCTCCGGTACAGCAGCAGATATCAGACAGAATAACCAATTTCTTAAGCACATATGGTCCTTTGGTACTGGTGCTGTTACTGGCGATAATACTTTTGATCGCAGTAATACCAAGAAGAAAAAAATCCGAAGAGCCATCCAACCAGGAAGAGCAGGTTACACCGGTTCCTGCATTCACCGTACCAGAGCCTGTATATGTGCCTGAGATTGATTTAGAGGAAAGATCGGAGATCAAGAAACAGATCGACAAGTTTATCAAACAAAAGCCGGATGCTGTTGCTCAACTGCTTAGAAACTGGCTTTCAGATGATTGGGACGGATAA
- the trmFO gene encoding methylenetetrahydrofolate--tRNA-(uracil(54)-C(5))-methyltransferase (FADH(2)-oxidizing) TrmFO, whose product MDNRVKVIGAGLAGCEAAWQLAKRGIKVELYEMKPKVFSPAHHLDTFAELVCSNSLRSDQLENAVGLLKEEMRRLDSIIMKCADATRVPAGGALAVDREKFSQMVTDFIRGHENITIINQEVEEIPEEGITIIASGPLTSDSLSRSLSDITGEEYLHFFDAAAPIVTYDSIDMTKAFRAARYNRGTDDYINCPMTKEQYEIFWNELVNAQTAEVKDFENEEVFEGCMPVETMAKRGKDTLTFGPLKPVGLIDPSTGREPYAVVQLRQDNREGTLYNIVGFQTHLKWPEQKRVFGLIPGLEKAEFVRYGVMHRNTFINSPKLLKPTYCMRKNCNIYFAGQITGVEGYVESASSGLVAGINAAMKCLGREEIIFPSSTAIGALSNYISDASIKNFQPMNVNFGLMEKLDIKIKDKREKNRKISERALNVIDEIISKERLL is encoded by the coding sequence ATGGATAATAGAGTAAAGGTTATAGGAGCAGGCCTGGCAGGTTGTGAAGCAGCCTGGCAGCTTGCTAAAAGAGGTATAAAGGTAGAACTCTATGAAATGAAACCGAAGGTTTTTTCACCGGCGCATCATCTGGACACTTTTGCAGAGCTTGTTTGCAGCAATTCCCTGCGTTCGGATCAACTGGAAAATGCGGTAGGGCTGTTGAAAGAAGAGATGAGAAGGCTGGACTCGATTATTATGAAATGCGCCGATGCCACTAGAGTGCCCGCAGGGGGAGCGCTTGCCGTGGACAGGGAGAAATTTTCCCAGATGGTTACGGATTTTATCAGAGGTCATGAAAACATAACCATAATTAACCAGGAAGTTGAAGAAATCCCGGAGGAAGGGATAACAATAATTGCTTCAGGGCCTCTCACCTCCGACAGTTTGTCCAGGAGTCTCAGCGATATAACCGGTGAGGAGTATCTGCATTTTTTTGATGCTGCCGCACCTATAGTTACCTATGACTCGATTGACATGACAAAGGCTTTCAGGGCAGCACGATACAACAGAGGCACCGATGATTATATAAATTGCCCGATGACCAAGGAACAGTACGAAATATTCTGGAATGAGCTGGTAAATGCACAAACGGCTGAGGTAAAGGATTTTGAAAATGAAGAGGTTTTTGAAGGTTGCATGCCGGTGGAAACCATGGCCAAAAGGGGAAAGGATACTTTAACCTTCGGCCCGTTAAAACCTGTAGGTTTAATAGATCCTTCCACAGGAAGGGAGCCTTATGCAGTAGTTCAGCTGAGGCAGGATAACCGGGAGGGAACCCTGTACAATATTGTGGGATTTCAGACCCACCTGAAATGGCCGGAGCAGAAAAGAGTTTTTGGTTTGATACCCGGCTTGGAAAAGGCTGAGTTTGTGAGATATGGCGTTATGCACAGAAATACTTTTATAAACTCTCCCAAGCTTTTAAAACCCACTTACTGTATGAGAAAAAACTGCAATATATACTTTGCAGGACAAATAACAGGTGTTGAGGGATATGTTGAATCTGCGTCTTCAGGGCTGGTGGCAGGCATTAATGCTGCCATGAAATGCCTGGGAAGGGAAGAGATTATCTTTCCTTCATCCACAGCTATAGGAGCGCTGAGCAATTACATATCGGATGCAAGTATTAAGAATTTCCAGCCCATGAATGTAAATTTCGGCTTGATGGAAAAGCTCGATATCAAAATTAAGGATAAAAGGGAAAAAAATCGCAAAATATCGGAAAGGGCTCTTAATGTAATCGATGAAATTATCAGCAAAGAACGTTTGCTTTGA
- the fliE gene encoding flagellar hook-basal body complex protein FliE, with protein sequence MANGWVSSLGTLNTISPLKIDTGKAQNAQKAEGAVGFADFLNEAMGKVNDLQVNAEKLSDDFAAGKTDNIHEVVIAAAKADIALQFTLQIRNKILDAYNEIMRMQI encoded by the coding sequence ATGGCAAACGGATGGGTTAGCAGTTTAGGAACTTTAAATACAATATCTCCATTGAAAATAGATACCGGCAAAGCTCAAAATGCTCAAAAAGCGGAAGGAGCTGTCGGCTTTGCAGATTTCTTGAATGAAGCGATGGGTAAGGTAAATGATCTGCAGGTAAATGCAGAAAAGTTATCGGACGATTTTGCTGCCGGCAAAACGGATAATATTCATGAAGTGGTTATTGCAGCAGCAAAAGCTGATATTGCCCTTCAGTTTACCTTGCAAATTAGGAATAAGATTCTGGATGCCTATAATGAAATTATGAGAATGCAGATATAG
- the flgC gene encoding flagellar basal body rod protein FlgC, with translation MGYFSALDIGASALTAQRLRMDTISQNIANINTTRSEDGTPYRRREVIFEERKFSDYLTKSSKEKMVGSGVRVSAIVEDQSPLKRVYDPGHPDADEEGYVEMPNVDIITEMVNMISATRAYEANVTAINTTKSIAMKALEIGR, from the coding sequence ATGGGATATTTTAGTGCACTTGATATAGGAGCATCAGCACTGACCGCCCAGAGGCTCAGAATGGATACCATCTCTCAAAATATAGCCAACATAAATACTACAAGAAGCGAAGATGGTACTCCATACAGGCGCAGGGAGGTAATCTTTGAGGAGAGAAAGTTTTCCGACTATCTTACCAAAAGCAGCAAAGAAAAGATGGTCGGTTCCGGGGTGAGAGTATCGGCAATTGTGGAGGATCAATCTCCTTTAAAAAGAGTTTATGATCCCGGACACCCCGATGCAGATGAAGAAGGATATGTAGAAATGCCGAACGTTGATATCATAACCGAAATGGTCAACATGATTTCAGCAACAAGGGCATATGAAGCAAATGTAACTGCTATTAACACAACGAAGAGTATTGCGATGAAAGCGCTAGAAATTGGCAGGTAG
- the flgB gene encoding flagellar basal body rod protein FlgB has protein sequence MLDKLTGRTGIMEKALDAAWLRNEVIDANLANSDTPGYKRKVVAFEEYLNDAMKTSTIKGFKTDERHIPIGKKDFGEVDMKVTEDNSSTSVRLDGNNVDVEVEMAAMAKNTIKYVTISQSLSDELRRLKTVINDGR, from the coding sequence ATGCTTGATAAACTAACCGGACGGACAGGTATTATGGAGAAGGCCCTTGATGCTGCTTGGCTCAGAAATGAAGTGATAGATGCCAATCTGGCTAATAGCGATACACCCGGATATAAAAGAAAAGTTGTTGCGTTTGAAGAATATCTGAATGATGCTATGAAAACCAGCACCATCAAAGGATTCAAGACGGATGAACGCCATATTCCAATCGGCAAAAAGGATTTTGGCGAAGTCGACATGAAAGTTACTGAAGATAACAGTTCTACCAGTGTACGATTAGATGGCAATAACGTTGATGTTGAAGTAGAAATGGCAGCTATGGCGAAAAATACCATAAAATATGTCACAATTTCTCAAAGTCTTAGCGATGAGCTGAGGAGGCTCAAGACAGTAATCAATGATGGAAGGTGA
- the dprA gene encoding DNA-processing protein DprA — protein MPEQLKYWVWLNSLPKIGARRGAQLIKYFGEPERIWQLDEYELVKAPFMTPVILNQLLDRNLRQEADRIMEDIHKKQISVITIKDEAYPFYLKNIHDPPVILYVKGSLTNNSKCIAIVGSRYATSYGLSMAEKLAKSLAEHKITVVSGMARGIDSYAHDGALKGNGTTVAVLGCGLDNPYPPENKKLMERIMENGAVISEYPPGMPPLPMNFPARNRIISGMCMGVVVIEAGERSGSLITADFALEQGRDVFAVPGNINSYNSKGTNKLIKEGAKIVTCVEDILEEISPDWQAAQDNPKEERPGTRMEYELLDFEEKLIWNCLETEPLHVDILAKKSGLSMQTINSLLIMMELKGLVEQLPGKIYKLKD, from the coding sequence ATGCCGGAACAGCTGAAATACTGGGTGTGGCTGAATAGCCTTCCCAAAATAGGGGCAAGAAGAGGTGCACAATTAATCAAGTACTTCGGTGAGCCTGAGAGGATCTGGCAGTTGGATGAATATGAATTGGTAAAGGCTCCGTTTATGACTCCCGTGATCCTGAATCAGCTGCTGGACAGAAATCTAAGACAGGAAGCTGACAGGATCATGGAGGATATTCATAAAAAACAAATATCTGTTATCACCATAAAAGATGAAGCATATCCCTTCTACTTGAAAAATATCCATGACCCGCCTGTAATTCTGTATGTTAAAGGTTCATTGACTAATAATAGCAAATGTATAGCGATTGTGGGGTCTAGGTATGCAACCTCTTATGGGCTCAGCATGGCGGAAAAACTGGCCAAAAGCCTGGCAGAACACAAAATTACGGTGGTGAGCGGCATGGCCAGGGGTATAGATTCCTATGCCCATGACGGTGCCCTGAAAGGCAATGGTACAACTGTGGCTGTTTTAGGCTGCGGCCTGGACAATCCATACCCTCCTGAAAATAAGAAGCTTATGGAAAGGATAATGGAAAATGGGGCTGTCATATCGGAGTATCCGCCGGGAATGCCTCCCCTGCCGATGAATTTTCCTGCCCGGAACAGGATAATCAGTGGTATGTGTATGGGAGTTGTGGTCATTGAAGCCGGTGAAAGGAGCGGTTCCCTCATCACGGCAGATTTTGCCCTGGAGCAGGGAAGGGATGTTTTTGCAGTACCGGGCAATATAAACAGCTACAACAGCAAAGGAACCAACAAACTGATAAAGGAAGGAGCAAAAATTGTGACCTGTGTGGAGGATATACTGGAGGAAATCAGCCCGGACTGGCAGGCTGCACAGGACAATCCCAAAGAAGAAAGGCCCGGGACAAGAATGGAATACGAACTCCTGGATTTTGAAGAAAAACTTATATGGAATTGCCTCGAGACAGAACCTCTGCATGTCGATATACTGGCCAAAAAGAGCGGTTTGAGCATGCAAACAATAAACTCGCTCCTCATAATGATGGAATTGAAAGGTTTGGTGGAACAACTACCCGGGAAAATATATAAATTGAAAGATTGA
- the topA gene encoding type I DNA topoisomerase, whose amino-acid sequence MADYLVIVESPAKAKTIGRFLGKDYKIEASVGHVRDLPKSQMGVDIEHDFEPKYITIRGKGDVINKLKKEAKNAKKVYLASDPDREGEAISWHLSKLLNIDEKEKCRITFNEITKNAVKNAIKSPRQIDMNLVDAQQARRVLDRVVGYKISPLLWRKVRKGLSAGRVQSVATRLICDREEEIERFVPEEYWTIMAKLLQTSTKSTFDAKFYGTAGEKMELKNEEQVKKILEELKSSKFVVKKIKTSEKKRSPAPPFTTSTLQQEASRKLGFATKKTMMLAQQLYEGVEIKGTGAVGLVTYIRTDSTRVSAEAQQEAINYIREKYGNEYLPGEARVYKNKSAAQDAHEAIRPTYMSMQPDAIKDSLSKDQYKLYKLIWDRFIASQMASAVYDTVSVDISAGDYIFKANGSKVKFPGFMVLYIEGRDDETEDAEMNIPELKEGEEVSLKKMEHKQHFTQPPPRYTEATLVKALEEKGIGRPSTYAPTITTILARGYVEKEKKFLVPTELGKIVTDIMKNHFKDIVDVQFTAQLEDKLDSVETGEKKWVDVMKEFYGPFEKVLKEAESQIGEVNIPDEVTDIKCEKCGRNMVIKNGRYGKFLACPGFPECRNARPILEEAGVNCPKCGGKVMIKKTRKGKKYLGCENNPNCDFMTWNMPAGENCPECGNFLEKKYSGKKVVLKCSNEKCGFEKQEEKSEKED is encoded by the coding sequence ATGGCAGATTATTTGGTAATAGTCGAGTCCCCGGCAAAGGCGAAAACAATAGGCAGGTTTTTGGGAAAGGATTATAAAATAGAAGCATCTGTCGGACATGTCAGAGATTTGCCCAAAAGCCAAATGGGAGTAGACATAGAACATGACTTTGAACCGAAATATATAACCATCAGGGGTAAAGGCGATGTAATTAATAAGCTCAAGAAAGAAGCAAAAAATGCAAAAAAGGTTTATCTGGCATCGGACCCTGATCGCGAGGGAGAAGCAATTTCGTGGCATCTTTCAAAGCTGCTTAATATAGATGAAAAGGAAAAATGCAGAATAACTTTCAATGAAATTACCAAGAATGCTGTAAAAAATGCTATAAAATCACCCCGGCAAATCGATATGAATCTTGTCGATGCACAGCAAGCGCGGCGAGTGCTGGACAGGGTAGTCGGATATAAAATAAGCCCGCTTCTCTGGCGTAAGGTCAGAAAAGGTCTGAGTGCCGGAAGAGTTCAATCCGTTGCTACCAGGCTGATATGTGACAGGGAGGAAGAGATTGAGAGATTTGTTCCGGAAGAGTATTGGACAATCATGGCAAAACTGCTCCAAACATCAACAAAATCAACTTTTGATGCTAAGTTCTACGGCACTGCCGGAGAAAAAATGGAGCTGAAAAACGAGGAACAGGTAAAGAAAATACTGGAAGAACTGAAGTCAAGTAAATTTGTTGTCAAGAAGATCAAAACATCCGAAAAGAAAAGATCACCTGCACCTCCGTTTACCACCAGCACCCTGCAGCAGGAAGCCTCCAGAAAGCTCGGGTTCGCAACAAAGAAGACAATGATGCTCGCCCAGCAGCTATATGAGGGAGTTGAGATAAAAGGCACCGGAGCGGTCGGCTTGGTAACCTATATCCGTACTGACTCAACAAGGGTATCTGCAGAAGCCCAGCAGGAGGCCATAAATTATATAAGGGAGAAATACGGAAACGAATATCTGCCTGGAGAAGCAAGGGTTTATAAAAACAAATCCGCAGCCCAGGATGCCCATGAAGCTATCCGGCCGACCTATATGTCCATGCAGCCGGATGCTATCAAGGATTCGTTGTCCAAAGACCAGTACAAGCTTTATAAGCTTATTTGGGACAGGTTTATTGCAAGCCAGATGGCATCGGCCGTATATGACACCGTATCAGTGGATATAAGTGCAGGAGACTATATATTTAAAGCCAACGGGTCTAAAGTGAAATTCCCCGGGTTTATGGTCCTATATATAGAGGGCAGGGATGACGAAACCGAAGATGCGGAGATGAACATTCCTGAGCTCAAGGAAGGCGAGGAAGTCTCCTTGAAAAAAATGGAGCATAAACAGCACTTTACCCAGCCACCTCCAAGATATACGGAGGCAACGCTGGTCAAAGCCCTGGAAGAGAAGGGAATAGGAAGGCCGAGCACTTATGCTCCTACAATAACCACCATTCTTGCAAGAGGTTATGTCGAAAAGGAAAAAAAGTTTTTAGTTCCTACGGAACTGGGTAAAATAGTAACAGATATAATGAAAAATCATTTTAAGGATATAGTGGATGTCCAGTTTACCGCCCAGCTGGAAGATAAACTCGATAGTGTCGAGACGGGAGAAAAGAAATGGGTGGATGTCATGAAGGAATTTTATGGCCCCTTTGAAAAGGTACTGAAAGAAGCAGAAAGCCAGATAGGGGAAGTTAACATTCCGGATGAGGTTACGGATATTAAATGTGAGAAATGCGGAAGAAACATGGTAATCAAAAACGGAAGGTACGGGAAATTTCTAGCATGTCCCGGCTTCCCTGAGTGCAGGAATGCACGACCGATTCTTGAGGAAGCAGGCGTAAATTGCCCCAAATGCGGCGGCAAGGTGATGATAAAGAAGACAAGAAAGGGCAAAAAATATCTGGGATGTGAAAATAATCCCAACTGTGATTTTATGACATGGAACATGCCCGCCGGTGAAAATTGTCCTGAATGCGGCAATTTCCTGGAAAAGAAGTATTCGGGCAAAAAGGTGGTCTTAAAATGCAGCAATGAAAAATGCGGCTTTGAAAAGCAGGAGGAAAAGTCTGAAAAAGAAGATTAG
- a CDS encoding orotate phosphoribosyltransferase, with protein sequence MTESKEKLISWLFETKAVRVCPEDKPFWYTSGTIGPYYINTHFLYGSEEKANDLLKLIDDVKHDHQGCPLKVRAAVRENYEKDDIYKGLIDEMSLFIRNNIEMDQVDYISGGERRDWFFSLMMADIFDKPHVTIYKDLSCTVSFGDRTEIMDNMHGKKVLHIADLITEASSYERAWIPAIEDRRGKMNWSVVVVDRMQGGGELLAGKGVESHAMISINISLFEKAFALGLINKEQYEMIREYMINPKEAMKKFINTHPEFLRNALSSDSKTRERAQLFISKNPYDLDEKVLSMYRDE encoded by the coding sequence ATGACAGAATCAAAGGAAAAGCTTATATCGTGGCTTTTTGAAACAAAAGCAGTGAGAGTATGTCCTGAGGATAAACCTTTTTGGTATACATCGGGAACCATCGGACCCTATTACATAAATACGCATTTTCTTTACGGCAGTGAGGAAAAAGCTAACGACCTGCTAAAGCTTATCGACGATGTAAAACACGACCATCAGGGATGCCCGTTAAAGGTCAGGGCAGCAGTGAGGGAAAACTATGAAAAGGACGATATCTACAAAGGCCTGATTGATGAAATGAGCCTTTTCATTAGAAATAATATCGAAATGGATCAAGTTGACTATATTTCAGGCGGTGAAAGGCGCGACTGGTTTTTCTCGCTGATGATGGCGGATATTTTTGACAAGCCGCATGTAACCATATACAAGGATTTGTCATGTACAGTGTCTTTTGGTGACAGGACTGAAATTATGGATAATATGCACGGTAAAAAGGTGCTCCACATTGCTGATCTTATAACCGAGGCATCAAGCTATGAACGGGCCTGGATACCTGCAATTGAAGACAGGCGCGGTAAGATGAATTGGAGCGTTGTGGTGGTTGACAGGATGCAGGGCGGTGGCGAGCTCCTTGCCGGAAAAGGTGTGGAATCCCATGCAATGATCAGCATTAATATAAGCTTGTTTGAAAAAGCCTTTGCCCTTGGCTTGATAAACAAAGAGCAATACGAGATGATAAGGGAGTATATGATAAATCCCAAAGAAGCGATGAAAAAGTTCATAAATACGCATCCTGAGTTTCTAAGGAACGCACTGTCTTCCGACAGCAAGACGAGGGAAAGGGCCCAGCTCTTTATAAGCAAAAATCCCTACGATCTGGATGAAAAAGTATTAAGCATGTATCGGGATGAATAA